TTGCTCGCTATAATGAGTAGCATTGGCGTGATTTGCGTCATGCTTTTCATAATAACTTTCTACAATCACATATAAGTCATGGTCATAAACTTCTTTTTTCGCATCAGCTAATTTGAGGAAACCATCGAAAATGCCTTCAAATTCCTCAGTAGAAAGATTAGAAAAGCCTAACTTTTCAAGTGCATTTTTTACGGCATGGCGTCCTGAACGAGCTGTTAAGACAAGTTCCATATCATCTAGACCTACATCTTCTGGATGAACGATTTCGTAGGCATCGCGAGATTTAAGTAGACCATCTTGATGAATTCCTGAAGAGTGTGCAAATGCATTGTCTCCAGTAATGGCTTTGTTTACTTGTACGTCTAAGCCCATAAAGCTAGAAACAAGGCGTGAAGTGTTCATGATTTCTCTTGTATTAATGCGCGTCTCTGCATTATAAACAGAACTACGTGTTTTTAGTGCCATCACGACTTCTTCTAGTGCAGCATTTCCGGCACGTTCCCCAATGCCGTTAATTGTACATTCCACTTTGTCTGCACCGTTTTTAATGGCTGCAAGTGTGTTAGCTGTTGCCATACCAAGGTCATTGTGACAGTGTACACTTAATAAAACACTGTCGTTTAAGTTTTTCATACGGTCATTAAGCTTATAAATCATAGCGCCAAATTCCTCTGGTTCAGCGAAACCTACAGTGTCAGGCACATTTATCATTGTTGCGCCGGCCTTCATAACGGCTTCAATTGTTTTCCATAGGTACTCAAAATCTGAGCGGGAGGCATCTTCTGTTGAATATTGCACTTGTGGTAAAAGAGTTTTTGCATATTTCACAGCATCTACGCCAATTTGTAGTATTTGGTCTTTAGATTTACTAAATTTCTTTTCAACATGTATATCAGAAGTGCCAAGCACCATATGAATCATTGGGTTTTCTGCATATTTTACAGCGTTATAAACGGAATCAATATCAGCTTTTACTGCTCGTGCTAAAGCTGTAATCATAATGTCGTTCGTATTACCAACCTTTTGTGCCACAGCTTTTACCGCATCAAATTCACCTTGTGAAGAAGCCGGGAAACCAGCTTCGATAATATCGACGCCTAATTTTTTGAGTTGCTGTGCAATCTCTACTTTTTCGTATAAGTTCAGTTTTGCTCCCGGCACTTGTTCGCCATCACGTAAAGTTGTATCAAACACCCAAATTTTTCTTCCCATTTTCAAACACTCCTTTTGTTGTAATAAAATAAAAAAAACCCGCCTCTATATAAAAATATAGAGACGAGTTATTTGCTCGCGGTACCACTCTAATTGACCTTCCCTTTAAAGAAAAAGCCCCCTTATCGACAGCTATCACTGTCTATCCTAATAACGGTGGAAACCGACATCCCTTACTTTTTAAACGGCATTCAACTCACTGCTTTAGGAGCAGGAGAATTGTGCTGACTCGTTTTGGTTCAGGGAGTAGCTCATGGATGAGTTCAAAATGTGTGCCTACCGATTTACACCAACCATCGGCTCTCTACAAGTACACGGGCATTTTTACTATTTCCAATCTTTGCTTAACAATGTGTTGTTGAAAGCTATAATACGTTGATATTGTCAGTATGTCAACAATATTCTAAAAATTAATTGTTTTCAGTTTTAATCACTATAGTTTTAACCGTACTAGTAAGATGGAATGTTAAAATGTGTATTTCAAAAATATAGGCATTTATTTATGAGATAATGAGGATGGATTTTATACATAGAAAGTAGGTAGAACGGTGAAATTTGTATTTGATTTAGATGGTACGATTTGTTTTAAAGGTCAGCCTTTAAGTGCAGGAATAACGGCTGCATTAGAGGATTGTCTAAAGAATGGACATGAAGTTATTTTTGCTTCAGCTCGCCCGATTCGAGATATGTTACCAGTATTGCCAGAGTCAATGCGCACGTTTCCAATGGTTGGGGGAAACGGAGCTTTTATAGCCAACAATGGCGATATAAGAGAAATCGCAGCATTTGATGGAGAAATTATAGAAGCAATCAAACAAATTATAACAACCTATCAATTAGCGTATTTAGTAGATGGTGACTGGGATTACGCCTACACAGGTAGTGAATCACATCCGATTTATCAAAACTTAGATCCACTACAGCTTGCAAAACGAGTGGTACTGGAGGAACTAAAAGACATTGTTAAAATTGTATTATTCCCTGGTGAGCACCATCAAAATATTTTGGCACAGCTACGAAAGCTACCAATTTCGTTATATGAACATGCATCTGAAAATATTTTAGATATGAGCCCCAGTGGGATTGATAAATGGACAGGTTTAACGAAATTAGGGGTATTACAAAATCAGTTTATCGCGTTTGGCAATGATGCAAATGATGCTGCAATGTTTGAAAAAGCATTAGCGAGTGTTTGTGTTGGTGAGCATCCAGTAGGTCAGCATGCCACTGTACAGGTGCCATCTGAAGAAACAGCAGTGATCGAAATAATAAAGTGTCAGGCACTCAAACAATTTTGAAAATTTTAACCAAGAAAAAACCCACTTAGACTCCTGCGGGAACGTACAAGAAGTAAGACGCAACAAGTCGCGTGTTTGCGACTGCTGCGGCTTACGATGCGCCCGCGGAAAGCGAAGTAGGCTAAAGTGTCAGGCACTCAAACAATTTTGAATATTTTAACCAAGAAAAAACCCACTTAGACTCCTGCAGGAACGCACAAGAAGTAAGACGCAACAAGTCGCGTGTTTGCGACTGCTGCGGCTTACGATGTGCCCGCGGAAAGCGAAGTGGGTTTAAAGTGCCAGGCACTCAAACAATTCAGAATTTTGTAAGGTCAGTCGCTTAGCTATTGCACCTTAAAGCGAGAAACTTGTGTTTGCAATTCTTCAGCCATTGTCGATAAAGTTGCCGCAGAAGCTGCAACTTCTTCAATTGTCGCAAGCTGCTCTTCGGAAGCAGAAGCTACATTTTGAAGGTTAGAAGATGACGTTTGTGCAATTGTAGCTATTTCATCGAAGGATGCATAGATTTGTTCAGCACTAGAAGACATTTCCTCAGAAACAGTTGTTGCTTCTTGTATTTGTTTTGACACTTGCTCAATAAGGTCAACGATTTTTGAAAAACCTTCCTCAGCCACTTTAACAACCTGCATACCAACTTGAACCTCTTGTGTACCAGTATCCATTACTGTAACAGCACGGTTTGTTTCCTGTTGGATTTCTGAAATTAACCCTGAAATTTGTTCTGCTGACTTTTTAGATTGCTCAGCTAACTTTTTCACTTCGTTAGCTACGACTGCAAAGCCTCGACCATGATCACCCGCTCGAGCAGCTTCAATAGCAGCGTTCAATGCTAGTAAATTGGTTTGCTCAGCGATGTCAGTAATAATACTAATAATATTCCCAATCTCAACAGAATGGTTACCTAAATTTTTAACAACGTTAGCAGATTCTAAAACTGCTGTATTAATAGTATCCATCTGCGAAATGACGCGATGTAGCGACTCATTCCCCTTGTTTGCCTCAGTATTCGTTTCAATGGCAAGTTCAGAAACAGCAGCCGTTGTTGATGCTAATTGCTGAATGCCGTTAGTCATATTTTTCATAGCTTGTGAGCTTTCTGTAGCATTTTTCCCTTGTGCCTCTGAGCCACTAGCGACTTCCTGCATAGCGGATGTAATTTGTTCAGTAGCTTGGATTGTTTGATCTGCACTTGCAGTTAATTCAGCAGCTGAAGCACTTACTTGTGCTGTGTTTTTACTAACATTGGTAATTAAACTTTTTAGATTTTGAGCCATTTGATTGAAGGCAAGGGCTAAATCACCAACTTCATCACGATTTTTAATGCGAATTTGTTCAGCTGTTAAATCACCCTCAGCAATTTTTTGCGCTGCTTTTGCCATCCCTTTAATAGGTCGAGAAATAATAGTTCCCATAATCATGGCAATTATCAGACTAATGATGACGGCAAACACACCAAGCGAAATCATGTTTAATTTAATAGCATCAATATCTTTTGAGGTAGTAGCTATTTTTGCTTCTACAGCTTCACTTTGATAGTTGGCAAGGTTTTCAACACGCTCGTCGAATTGTTTAAGAATAAGTCGACCTTGAGAGCTGTCTAATTTCTCATATTGTTCTGTTTCGCCAGCATCCTTTAAAGCAAACATACGATCAGCAAATTGCTGAACGTTTTGCTCACTTTTATTGACAGATTCTAATAATTCAATTGATTTTTTTGATTCTAATGTTGCCATTAAACTTTCGGATTTTTCTTTAAATTCTTCACGAGCGGATTTATTACCATCACGATTTTGTTTATCTCCAAGTAAAAGATATCCACGCATACTTACAATTTCCTGTTTTGCAATTACTCTTAGCTCTTGAATGCTAATAGATTTTTTTGTCTGTTCTTCGAGTAACTCTTGATAAGTCCCGTTTACTGAATTAAGCTGCTTAAAGTTTAAAGCTATAGTGCCAATTAAAACTAAAATAACAATAAAAAAACCGAGAATTAATTTTTTGTAAATCGTAAATCGCATGTATTGTAAGTCCCTTCCTAGTAATTTAGTAGAAATGTTACAAAAAAGTGAAATATGTATATATACTTATTTATAGCAGATTATATGTATTTTAAAAAGCATTATGAGTTTATTCATAGTGAAAAAAATGAAATAAGAGGGAATTTAGTTATAGTATGGACTCTTATAGGTGGCAATTTATGCACTATGTACTATGTGTTTACTTATGAAGAAGAAACTAAATTGTATCATGAAAAACGCGATTTATATAATGTTTGAAACCTAATTGTTGGAAGTAACGTAAATACAATTAACGATAAACGAGGATGTGGAGCAATGTATAGACCGGTTTTGAAATTGCCGAAAACGAAGTATGAAAAAATTTTGGACATAATTGGTGGCGGAATATTTATTGTATCCATCATATTTATTATTTCTCAATGGAACACCTTACCTGAAGAAATTCCAGCACATTTTAATGGTGCGGGAGAGGTGGATCGATGGGGTTCGAAAATAGAACTATTCATTTTACCGGGTATCGGAATTTTTTTGTGGATATTTTTAGGACTTCTTGAAAAAGTACCATATATGCATAACTACCCAGCACGTTTAAATGAGAGCAATGTCGAGGCCTTTTATTTAAATAGCCGTAAAATATTGAATGAAATAAAAAACCTTTGCTTAATTTTATTTGCAGTCATCTCTTTTGAAATTGTACTTGTTGCATTAGGAAAGGTAGATGGATTAGGTTGGTGGTTCTTGCCAGTTGTACTAATTGGTACAGGTATTCCGATTGTTAAAGGCTTAATTGCTTCATCGAAGATTAAGTAAACCGTATCCAAAGTGGGGAATTTTAAAAAAGTAACGATATGAGCAGGAGAATGAAGACGTAAATAGAATAACTTATATATTTACAAATACTGGAGGTCGCATTTTGTTACTATTCTTTTGATTTCTAGCAGCTAACTAATAGTTAAATAATATTAGGAGTTGATAGAAAAATGATTTATAAAAATTCACTCGAAGGTATTTCTTCAGATATGTTAAACGGTTTTTTTGTAGACTGGCCGAGTCCACCTAATCTACAAACGCATTTACGTTTATTGGAGAAAAGCAGCAAAATAGTTTTGGCGATTGATGATAATACAAACGAAGTGATAGGGTTTATTACCGCAATTAGTGATGGTGTTCTGTCTGCCTATATCCCCTTACTAGAAGTATTACCACAATACAAAAATAAAGGTATAGGCAAGGAGTTAGTAAGACGAATGCTTATAGAACTCGATAATATTTATATGATCGATTTATGCTGTGATGATGACCTCGTACCATACTATGAAAAATTCGGAATGACAAAAACAAACGGTATGGTTTATAGAAATTATAAAATGCAATCAGGAAGTTTATGAAAGACTAAAACGCTTGAGAATGTTCAAGCGTTTTTTGTATATATTTTGGACAATTAGAGTTAAATTAAAATTTTTTATGATAAATTTAATGTAAATAAATGCAAAAGGGTGCTGAAAAGATGCAGAAGAAATTCAAATTAAAGGATGGACTTTCTATTACAATTCACAATTTGCCAGACAAAGTGCTATTTGAGGGGATTTCGGATGTAGGACACGCACCTTACGATCGCGTCATTTCTTTTGTGTTTACAATTGATGAAATGTTAACGTATTTAAAAAGCACACTTAAACAGAACATGTTAGCAGAGCAAGGCTATTTATTTTTTGTTTATCCGAAAAAAATAATAAAAAATACAAAGAATATATTCACCGAGATGACATTTTCCCAGCAATTCAGGTGGACGAGGCAAAATATATTGCGGGTAGCGATTATAAATTTTCAAGTCTTATGTCTTTGGATGATACGTTTTCCATTGTATGCATTAAACGGGATGCAAAGGGAAGAGGAAAGAAAAAAACAGCAAGTAGTCAATGTGTAAGTGACTATGAAAGTATGGTTCCTTTATTGCGAGATGAACTTGCAGAACATCCAATTGATTTAGCCTTTTACGATGCATTAACGCCAGGATATCAAAAGGATTGGGCTCACTACATTTATAGTGCGAAAAAGCAAGAAACGCAGCTAGCTCGTTTAGTGGAGATGCGTGAAATTACAAGGGCTGGCTTTAAGACGAAGGAGCATTATCGAAAAGCGAAAGCGGAAGGCCAAGTATAAGAATATTTTCAGATGTAGTAGTTATCTGTTAAAACTTTTGTCGAATGTTGTAACAAAGGAGCTTACGCTATTGCTAATAAATAAGCTTCATACTACTATTAAGGAATATTTTTAAATCGTGCAATGACACATTTTTAAAAAGTGGGGTGGAAGTTATGGAAGCATATATTGAACTGGTAGATGAAAAATGGCGTGATAGTTTTGCCAAGCTTGCGGACGTTATAGCAACGAATATTCCTGCTGGATTTGAACAAACAATGAATTACGACATGATAAGTTATGTAGTTCCGTTAACGTCATATCCAAAAGGGTATCATGTAACACCTAATACGCCCTTACCATTTATTAGCTTGGCAGCGCAGAAGCGACATATAGCTGTTTATCATATGGGCATTTATGCAGACAACGCTTTATTGTCTTGGTTTCAAGAGGAGTACGCCAAGAGAGTGCCAACAAAGTTAAATATGGGGAAAAGTTGTATTCGTTTTACTAGTACAAAAAATATTCCTTATGATTTAATAGGAGAGCTCGTTTCGAAAATGACTCCTGGGGAATGGATTAATAGATATGAAGGAGAATTAAGCAAATGAAAAGTGCTACTACATTTTTAATGTTTCAAGGACAAGCTCATGATGCCTTGGAGCAATACAAGCAATGGTTTCCAGAACTAGCGGTTGAAACTTTGACATATGTGGAAAACACACAACAGGTTGCTATGGCAGAAGTCGATTTAAAAGGTTTGAAAATCAAGTTGAATGACAGTCCAATCAAACATAACTTTTCATTTACTCCAGCGATATCAATCTTTTTAGAGTGTGAGACGAAGGAAGAAATTGAAAGCCTTGTTGAGCAAATATTGGACGGTGGTCAAGCGTTAATGCCATTGGATAATTACGGTTTCTCGAAACAGTTTGCTTGGATTCAGGATCGCTTCGGTGTATCGTGGCAACTTACGTATAATTAATTATCAGGGGGAGTATATATGAACCGATGGATGGAGCGAGCAGTGGAGCTAGCTCTTCAAAATATAGAACAAGGTGGTCAACCATTTGGGGCTGTCTTAGTAAAAAATAATGAAATCATTGGTGAAGGTGTAAATGAACTGCACCTACGACCAGATAGTACGGGCCATGCCGAGCTGCTTGCTTTAAGACGAGCGCAAGAAAAGCTAGGCTCTACAGATTTACGCGGAACGGTGATGTATGCAAGTGGGGCACCTTGTCCGATGTGCTTTGGCGCGATGGCGATGGCCGGAGTGGATAAGGCTTATTTTGCAAACTCTTTAGCTGATGCCATTGCAGTAGGTTTAAGCCGCTCAAGCGAGGTCTATGCAGATTTACAAAAAATAGATGAAGAACGCGAGTTTCGAATGATTCATATGCCAGTAGAGGATGAAGGTAAAAATCCAATGCATGTTTGGTATAGTAAAACTTAATTGCGTAAAAAGGAGAAAAGGGTATGGCAGTAACTTTAGTGAAGCATGACATTAAATATGCTGAAGCAATGCATGCATTGTCTTCAATGCCACAGGTTCGGGATGCTCTTGGGTTACCTGCTGGGAAAGTAGAAGATACGATTAACTTTATAAAACGTGAATGTGTAGACGAGGAAGAGGGGAAAACTGTTCCTCGCGTTGTGCTCAATGAAGAAGGACGACTCATAGGTGTAACGGCACTAATGTATATAGATCATGATAATAAAAACTGTCATATTGGATCTTGGTTAGGTCATGAGTTTTGGGGACAAGGCTACAATGAGGAAGCGAAAAAGGCAATTTTAGAAATCGCTTTTTTTGATTTAGGACTTGAACGTGTTTTCGCAGGAGCTAGAAAGATCAATATTCGCTCACAAAAGGCACAAGAAAAGTTGCCTTTTATTCGTATTGGGGTAGAAAAGGATTTTCCACAGGAACATTCTTGGTTAGAACTGAAGGAAAAGCAACCGTGTGTATTAAATGTTTTTGAACGAAAGGATTTTGTTCGATACCATACATCTATTGAAAAGGTGCAGGGTGATCGTGAAAGCTATATGTCCTATCTATTACTAGCAGACGAAAGTGAAGTTGCCGTTCGTCAATATATGAATGACGGTGAATTATACGCAATTACATGTGGTGAGAAATTAGCAGGTGTCGCATTACTTATTGCACAGTCTGATACAACAGTAGAATTAAAAAATATAGCTGTTGTGCCAGCGTTTCAAGGTAAAGGTATCGGTAAGGAAGTTTTAAACAAAATTTATGCGGTTTGTGAAGCGCAATGTTTTAAAAATATTATAGTAGGCACAGCCAATTCTAGTATCGATAACATTGCTTTTTATCAAAAATCGGGTTTTCGTATGGAAGCCATAGAGAAAGATTTTTTCAGTAATTATCCAGAGCCGATTTATGAAAATGGTATACGCGCATTGGACATGATTATATTTTCAAAGGCACTATAAAAGATACCGTAAAGTATTAATTATAAAGAAATACCCGACCAACAATTGTTGAGCGGGTATTTTTATTTGCCAAATAATAAAGCCATTAATTTTTCCTTTGAATGTAAAAAATCATCAAGGGAGTAACGATCAAGGACAGCCATATATGCTTGTAAGGCTTCATAAAGAACACCTTTTAATTGACATTCCGGTGCGATTTTACATAAGTTATTTTCTTTGTCGAAGCATTCAACAAGGTGAAAATCTTCTTCTGTATGGCGTACAATTTCACCAATAGTAATTGATTTAGGGTCAATTGCTAAACGGATGCCGCCACCTCTGCCTCGAATTGTTTCGATGTAACCAAGTAGCCCCAATTGGTGTGTCACTTTCATAAGATGGTTTTTTGATATATTATAGGCATCTGAAATTTCTTGAATGGTTGAGAGCTGACCCTCTTCTTTTGCTCCTAGATAAATGAGTGTCCGAAGGGAGTAATCTGTGTATAAAGTTAATCGCATTGGAACACCCTACTTTCTATATTGTCACTATAATAATTATATCATTTCTACAATAATTTATAGTAATACATTACTTTTTTAAAAGATGTATTTAAAATACATCAAATATGTCCATTTTGTTAAAGATGTATTTTAGATATTGCTTTAAGGAAATGAAAGCGTTATATTGTAATCACGAAAGGATGGTATGCGATATGTTAAAACAAGAAACAGTACAAATTATTAAAGCGACAGTACCCGTATTAGAAGTTCATGGGGTAGAAATTACGAAGACGTTCTATAAAAATTTGTTTCAAGCTCATCCAGAATTATTAAATATTTTTAACCACACAAACCAAGAAAAAGGTCGTCAACAAACTGCGCTAGCAAATACAGTTTATGCAGCGGCAGTTCATATTGAAAATTTAGAAGCCATTTTACCGGCAGTTATGTTAATAGCTCATAAACACCGTAGTTTAGGAATTTTACCAGAGCATTACCCAATTGTGGGTGAGTTCTTATTAAAAGCGATTAAAGAAGTATTAGGTGATGCAGCTACAGATGACATTATCAATGCATGGGCTGAAGCTTATGGCGTCATTGCTGATGTTTTCATTCAAGTAGAAGAAGAGCTATATCAAAAAGCTGAAAATAATGGTGGCTGGCGTTTATTTAAACCATTAAAAGTAGCGAAAAAAGAAGTTGAAAGCGACCTTGTTACTTCTATTTACTTTGTAAATGAAGATGGCTCACCACTTCCTGAATACGAACCTGGCCAATATATTAGCATTCGTGTGAAAGTACCTGGTGAAGAATATTTATTGAACCGTCAATATACGCTTTCACAAGCTAGTGCAGAGGACGGCTACCGTATTTCAGTAAAACGTGAAAGTGAGCATACTCCGAATGGTAAAGTATCTAACTTCATTCATAATGTGTTACAAGTTGGAGATTTAGTAGATGTAAGCGTACCTGCAGGATTATTTGTTCTACAAGAAAGTGCAACGCCAATTACATTCGTTAGTGGAGGTATTGGTGTAACACCATTAAACAGTATGCTGCAATCATTAAAAGATAATGCAGCAAATGAAGTTAATTTCATTCAATGTGCGCGTAATGAAAATGTAGTAGCTTTCAGTGATGACATTAAAGACAAAGTAAACATGCTTCCTAATGCATCGTATACTGCGCTTTATTCTGATGAGGACAAGTTACTGACAAAAGAATTATTAGCTGAGCAAGTAACGAACAATACGGACGTTTATATTTGTGGTCCGATCGGCTTTATGGAAGTAGTAATTAAAAATCTCCATGAAATCGGCGTAAAAGATGAAAAGATT
The genomic region above belongs to Lysinibacillus sp. FSL W8-0992 and contains:
- a CDS encoding 2-isopropylmalate synthase — protein: MGRKIWVFDTTLRDGEQVPGAKLNLYEKVEIAQQLKKLGVDIIEAGFPASSQGEFDAVKAVAQKVGNTNDIMITALARAVKADIDSVYNAVKYAENPMIHMVLGTSDIHVEKKFSKSKDQILQIGVDAVKYAKTLLPQVQYSTEDASRSDFEYLWKTIEAVMKAGATMINVPDTVGFAEPEEFGAMIYKLNDRMKNLNDSVLLSVHCHNDLGMATANTLAAIKNGADKVECTINGIGERAGNAALEEVVMALKTRSSVYNAETRINTREIMNTSRLVSSFMGLDVQVNKAITGDNAFAHSSGIHQDGLLKSRDAYEIVHPEDVGLDDMELVLTARSGRHAVKNALEKLGFSNLSTEEFEGIFDGFLKLADAKKEVYDHDLYVIVESYYEKHDANHANATHYSEQFFDIEDLQVVSNASFPSASVKIRKGEEVLKASAVGSGPIDALYSAIADIVKIDVKLVEYNINSVSRGKEALGKVKITIEHEGEKYIAKAADTDILKASALAYINAINSIVVAKLTPVMN
- a CDS encoding HAD-IIB family hydrolase yields the protein MKFVFDLDGTICFKGQPLSAGITAALEDCLKNGHEVIFASARPIRDMLPVLPESMRTFPMVGGNGAFIANNGDIREIAAFDGEIIEAIKQIITTYQLAYLVDGDWDYAYTGSESHPIYQNLDPLQLAKRVVLEELKDIVKIVLFPGEHHQNILAQLRKLPISLYEHASENILDMSPSGIDKWTGLTKLGVLQNQFIAFGNDANDAAMFEKALASVCVGEHPVGQHATVQVPSEETAVIEIIKCQALKQF
- a CDS encoding methyl-accepting chemotaxis protein; amino-acid sequence: MRFTIYKKLILGFFIVILVLIGTIALNFKQLNSVNGTYQELLEEQTKKSISIQELRVIAKQEIVSMRGYLLLGDKQNRDGNKSAREEFKEKSESLMATLESKKSIELLESVNKSEQNVQQFADRMFALKDAGETEQYEKLDSSQGRLILKQFDERVENLANYQSEAVEAKIATTSKDIDAIKLNMISLGVFAVIISLIIAMIMGTIISRPIKGMAKAAQKIAEGDLTAEQIRIKNRDEVGDLALAFNQMAQNLKSLITNVSKNTAQVSASAAELTASADQTIQATEQITSAMQEVASGSEAQGKNATESSQAMKNMTNGIQQLASTTAAVSELAIETNTEANKGNESLHRVISQMDTINTAVLESANVVKNLGNHSVEIGNIISIITDIAEQTNLLALNAAIEAARAGDHGRGFAVVANEVKKLAEQSKKSAEQISGLISEIQQETNRAVTVMDTGTQEVQVGMQVVKVAEEGFSKIVDLIEQVSKQIQEATTVSEEMSSSAEQIYASFDEIATIAQTSSSNLQNVASASEEQLATIEEVAASAATLSTMAEELQTQVSRFKVQ
- a CDS encoding DUF1648 domain-containing protein codes for the protein MYRPVLKLPKTKYEKILDIIGGGIFIVSIIFIISQWNTLPEEIPAHFNGAGEVDRWGSKIELFILPGIGIFLWIFLGLLEKVPYMHNYPARLNESNVEAFYLNSRKILNEIKNLCLILFAVISFEIVLVALGKVDGLGWWFLPVVLIGTGIPIVKGLIASSKIK
- a CDS encoding GNAT family N-acetyltransferase, with the translated sequence MIYKNSLEGISSDMLNGFFVDWPSPPNLQTHLRLLEKSSKIVLAIDDNTNEVIGFITAISDGVLSAYIPLLEVLPQYKNKGIGKELVRRMLIELDNIYMIDLCCDDDLVPYYEKFGMTKTNGMVYRNYKMQSGSL
- a CDS encoding YdeI/OmpD-associated family protein, with the translated sequence MVPLLRDELAEHPIDLAFYDALTPGYQKDWAHYIYSAKKQETQLARLVEMREITRAGFKTKEHYRKAKAEGQV
- a CDS encoding DUF1801 domain-containing protein codes for the protein MEAYIELVDEKWRDSFAKLADVIATNIPAGFEQTMNYDMISYVVPLTSYPKGYHVTPNTPLPFISLAAQKRHIAVYHMGIYADNALLSWFQEEYAKRVPTKLNMGKSCIRFTSTKNIPYDLIGELVSKMTPGEWINRYEGELSK
- a CDS encoding VOC family protein, whose product is MKSATTFLMFQGQAHDALEQYKQWFPELAVETLTYVENTQQVAMAEVDLKGLKIKLNDSPIKHNFSFTPAISIFLECETKEEIESLVEQILDGGQALMPLDNYGFSKQFAWIQDRFGVSWQLTYN
- a CDS encoding nucleoside deaminase, whose amino-acid sequence is MNRWMERAVELALQNIEQGGQPFGAVLVKNNEIIGEGVNELHLRPDSTGHAELLALRRAQEKLGSTDLRGTVMYASGAPCPMCFGAMAMAGVDKAYFANSLADAIAVGLSRSSEVYADLQKIDEEREFRMIHMPVEDEGKNPMHVWYSKT
- a CDS encoding GNAT family N-acetyltransferase, with the protein product MAVTLVKHDIKYAEAMHALSSMPQVRDALGLPAGKVEDTINFIKRECVDEEEGKTVPRVVLNEEGRLIGVTALMYIDHDNKNCHIGSWLGHEFWGQGYNEEAKKAILEIAFFDLGLERVFAGARKINIRSQKAQEKLPFIRIGVEKDFPQEHSWLELKEKQPCVLNVFERKDFVRYHTSIEKVQGDRESYMSYLLLADESEVAVRQYMNDGELYAITCGEKLAGVALLIAQSDTTVELKNIAVVPAFQGKGIGKEVLNKIYAVCEAQCFKNIIVGTANSSIDNIAFYQKSGFRMEAIEKDFFSNYPEPIYENGIRALDMIIFSKAL
- a CDS encoding RrF2 family transcriptional regulator → MRLTLYTDYSLRTLIYLGAKEEGQLSTIQEISDAYNISKNHLMKVTHQLGLLGYIETIRGRGGGIRLAIDPKSITIGEIVRHTEEDFHLVECFDKENNLCKIAPECQLKGVLYEALQAYMAVLDRYSLDDFLHSKEKLMALLFGK
- the hmpA gene encoding NO-inducible flavohemoprotein; the protein is MLKQETVQIIKATVPVLEVHGVEITKTFYKNLFQAHPELLNIFNHTNQEKGRQQTALANTVYAAAVHIENLEAILPAVMLIAHKHRSLGILPEHYPIVGEFLLKAIKEVLGDAATDDIINAWAEAYGVIADVFIQVEEELYQKAENNGGWRLFKPLKVAKKEVESDLVTSIYFVNEDGSPLPEYEPGQYISIRVKVPGEEYLLNRQYTLSQASAEDGYRISVKRESEHTPNGKVSNFIHNVLQVGDLVDVSVPAGLFVLQESATPITFVSGGIGVTPLNSMLQSLKDNAANEVNFIQCARNENVVAFSDDIKDKVNMLPNASYTALYSDEDKLLTKELLAEQVTNNTDVYICGPIGFMEVVIKNLHEIGVKDEKIHYEFFGPAMQLAN